In Solanum pennellii chromosome 7, SPENNV200, the following are encoded in one genomic region:
- the LOC107026148 gene encoding KH domain-containing protein At5g56140 isoform X3, protein MSSGRYMAYSPSPSAPQSPHIAGLRSASSAIAEQEKYLSELLAERHKLGPFVPVLPHCYRLLNQELLRVTTLLGNASVLDQNGLEHASPLASGGMFSNGGANVDRWASPFQSEISGLMHSPSTQNWLNTQSNSSGLIVKRTLRIDIPVDQYPSLPLQYNFVGRLLGPRGNSLKRVEATTECRVLIRGRGSIKDPVKEEMMRGKPGYEHLNEPLHVIVEAELPVEIIDARLLQAREILEDLLKPMDESQDFYKKQQLRELAMLNGTLREEVSQMSGSVSPFHNSLSLGMKRAKTRV, encoded by the exons ATGTCGTCCGGAAGATACATGGCCTACTCACCATCTCCGTCTGCTCCTCAGTCTCCTCATATCGCCGGACTTCGCTCTGCTTCCTCTGCCATCGCCGAGCAAGAGAA GTATCTCTCAGAGTTACTTGCAGAACGCCACAAACTCGGCCCATTTGTGCCCGTCCTTCCTCATTGCTATCGATTGCTGAATCAGG AACTTTTGCGTGTAACTACACTGTTGGGGAATGCATCAGTGTTAGATCAAAATGGGCTTGAACATGCTAGCCCCCTGGCTTCAGGAGGAATGTTTTCAAATGGAGGAGCTAATGTGGACAGATGGGCATCACCATTTCAATCAGAA ATATCAGGTTTAATGCACTCCCCGTCGACTCAAAACTGGCTTAATACTCAAAGTAACTCATCAGGCCTCATAGTGAAGCGAACACTCAGAATTGATATACCGGTGGATCAATATCCTAGT TTACCTTTGCAGTACAATTTCGTGGGCCGACTTCTGGGCCCTAGAGGGAACTCTCTAAAGCGAGTGGAAGCTACTACTGAATGCCGGGTTCTGATAAGAGGACGCGGAAGCATCAAAGATCCAGTAAAG GAAGAAATGATGAGAGGCAAACCGGGATATGAGCACTTGAATGAGCCTCTTCATGTTATTGTGGAAGCTGAGCTGCCAGTGGAGATCATTGATGCCCGGCTATTGCAAGCACGTGAGATATTGGAAGATCTGCTCAAGCCTATG GATGAGTCACAGGATTTCTACAAAAAACAGCAGTTGCGTGAACTTGCAATGCTCAATGGTACTCTTCGTGAAGAAGTTTCTCAAATGTCTGGTTCTGTTTCCCCCTTCCACAACAGTCTTAGTCTTGGGATGAAGAGGGCTAAAACCAGAGTGTGA
- the LOC107026158 gene encoding THO complex subunit 3, translated as MAETIPFKNLHSREYQGHKKKVHSVAWNCSGTKLASGSVDQTARIWQIEPHGHGKVKDVELKGHTDSVDQLCWDPKHAELIATASGDKTVRLWDARSGKCSQQVELSGENINITYKPDGTHIAVGNRDDELTILDVRKFKPIHKRKFNYEVNEIAWNTGGDMFFLTTGNGTVEVLAYPSLQAVNTLNAHTAGCYCIAIDPLGRYFAVGSADSLVSLWSIKEMLCLRTFTKLEWPVRTISFNHTGDYIASASEDLFIDIANVQTGRSVYQIPCRAAMNSVEWNPKHNLLAFAGDDKNKYQADEGVFRIFGFESA; from the exons ATGGCGGAAACAATACCCTTCAAAAATCTTCATAGCAGAGAGTACCAGGGACACAAGAAGAAg gtgCATTCGGTGGCATGGAACTGCAGTGGCACGAAATTAGCTTCAGGTTCTGTGGATCAAACAGCTCGTATTTGGCAAATTGAGCCTCATGGTCAT GGAAAGGTAAAAGATGTTGAATTAAAGGGTCACACCGACAGCGTGGACCAGTTATGTTGGGATCCAAAACATGCAGAATTGATAGCTACAGCATCTGGTGACAAGACAGTTCGATTATGGGATGCCCGTA GTGGGAAATGCTCACAGCAAGTTGAACTCAGTGGGGAAAATATCAATATCACTTACAAGCCTGATGGGACACATATAGCTGTTGGGAACAGG GATGATGAGCTAACAATCTTGGATGTTCGCAAGTTTAAACCTATTCATAAGCGCAAGTTTAATTATGAG GTAAATGAGATTGCATGGAACACGGGTGGTGATATGTTCTTTCTTACAACTGGAAATG GAACTGTGGAAGTCTTAGCTTATCCGTCTCTACAAGCCGTTAACACGCTTAATGCTCACACTGCTGGTTGTTACTGCATTGCAATTGATCCACTAGGAAG ATATTTTGCTGTTGGAAGTGCTGATTCATTGGTCAGCCTTTGGAGCATTAAGGAGATGCTATGTCTTCGAACATTTACAAAACTAGA GTGGCCAGTTCGGACAATAAGTTTCAATCACACAGGAGACTACATTGCCTCTGCTAGTGAAGATTTGTTTATTGATATT GCTAATGTCCAAACTGGACGGTCAGTTTACCAAATTCCATGTCGTGCTGCCATGAACAGTGTTGAATGGAATCCAAAACACAACTTGCTTGCCTTTGCCGGGGATGATAAGAACAAATACCAGGCTGATGAAG GTGTTTTTCGCATATTTGGCTTTGAGAGCGCATAA
- the LOC107026159 gene encoding uncharacterized protein LOC107026159: MAESKDCHVIVEIPVDEEHQLKLSSAITTITAIQNHPLMEISKSPGHLLLLKLWQREEDLSGRRIAAKEARMDSIRREIFQICCFFFIFHALFFTILFTSVSEDHFDGKVMCQKWWIPSILSVCTSFCIVFLVQVKLYRFWKVSRQLQREKGDGRALTRCISELRMKGASFDLSKEPQIGKKMKSSSVEIKWKPLTWLSQYAVTICLICFTGLLFPASRLVLCA, translated from the coding sequence aTGGCGGAATCAAAGGATTGTCATGTTATCGTTGAAATTCCGGTTGATGAAGAGCATCAGCTTAAACTTTCTTCGGCTATTACTACTATAACTGCAATTCAAAACCATCCATTGATGGAAATCTCAAAAAGTCCAGGGCATCTCTTGCTTCTCAAGCTTTGGCAAAGAGAAGAGGATCTCTCTGGCCGCAGAATTGCGGCCAAAGAGGCACGAATGGACAGTATTAGGAGAGAAATATTTCAGATCtgttgttttttctttatatttcatgctCTGTTTTTTACGATTCTGTTCACCTCTGTTTCTGAGGACCACTTTGATGGTAAGGTTATGTGTCAAAAATGGTGGATTCCTTCGATTCTATCAGTTTGTACTTCGTTTTGTATTGTGTTTTTGGTGCAGGTGAAACTTTACAGGTTTTGGAAGGTATCGAGGCAGTTGCAGAGGGAGAAGGGGGATGGAAGAGCACTGACAAGGTGCATTTCGGAGTTGAGGATGAAAGGAGCGAGTTTTGACCTGTCGAAAGAGCCACAGAttgggaagaagatgaagagttCTAGTGTGGAGATCAAATGGAAGCCATTAACTTGGTTATCTCAGTATGCTGTAACTATCTGTCTTATTTGTTTTACAGGATTGCTCTTCCCTGCTTCCAGGCTCGTCCTTTGCGCTTGA
- the LOC107026148 gene encoding KH domain-containing protein At5g56140 isoform X2 — MSSGRYMAYSPSPSAPQSPHIAGLRSASSAIAEQEKYLSELLAERHKLGPFVPVLPHCYRLLNQELLRVTTLLGNASVLDQNGLEHASPLASGGMFSNGGANVDRWASPFQSEVGEANNNKISGLMHSPSTQNWLNTQSNSSGLIVKRTLRIDIPVDQYPSYNFVGRLLGPRGNSLKRVEATTECRVLIRGRGSIKDPVKEEMMRGKPGYEHLNEPLHVIVEAELPVEIIDARLLQAREILEDLLKPMDESQDFYKKQQLRELAMLNGTLREEVSQMSGSVSPFHNSLSLGMKRAKTRV, encoded by the exons ATGTCGTCCGGAAGATACATGGCCTACTCACCATCTCCGTCTGCTCCTCAGTCTCCTCATATCGCCGGACTTCGCTCTGCTTCCTCTGCCATCGCCGAGCAAGAGAA GTATCTCTCAGAGTTACTTGCAGAACGCCACAAACTCGGCCCATTTGTGCCCGTCCTTCCTCATTGCTATCGATTGCTGAATCAGG AACTTTTGCGTGTAACTACACTGTTGGGGAATGCATCAGTGTTAGATCAAAATGGGCTTGAACATGCTAGCCCCCTGGCTTCAGGAGGAATGTTTTCAAATGGAGGAGCTAATGTGGACAGATGGGCATCACCATTTCAATCAGAA GTAGGTGAAGCTAACAACAACAAG ATATCAGGTTTAATGCACTCCCCGTCGACTCAAAACTGGCTTAATACTCAAAGTAACTCATCAGGCCTCATAGTGAAGCGAACACTCAGAATTGATATACCGGTGGATCAATATCCTAGT TACAATTTCGTGGGCCGACTTCTGGGCCCTAGAGGGAACTCTCTAAAGCGAGTGGAAGCTACTACTGAATGCCGGGTTCTGATAAGAGGACGCGGAAGCATCAAAGATCCAGTAAAG GAAGAAATGATGAGAGGCAAACCGGGATATGAGCACTTGAATGAGCCTCTTCATGTTATTGTGGAAGCTGAGCTGCCAGTGGAGATCATTGATGCCCGGCTATTGCAAGCACGTGAGATATTGGAAGATCTGCTCAAGCCTATG GATGAGTCACAGGATTTCTACAAAAAACAGCAGTTGCGTGAACTTGCAATGCTCAATGGTACTCTTCGTGAAGAAGTTTCTCAAATGTCTGGTTCTGTTTCCCCCTTCCACAACAGTCTTAGTCTTGGGATGAAGAGGGCTAAAACCAGAGTGTGA
- the LOC107026148 gene encoding KH domain-containing protein At5g56140 isoform X4, with product MSSGRYMAYSPSPSAPQSPHIAGLRSASSAIAEQEKYLSELLAERHKLGPFVPVLPHCYRLLNQELLRVTTLLGNASVLDQNGLEHASPLASGGMFSNGGANVDRWASPFQSEISGLMHSPSTQNWLNTQSNSSGLIVKRTLRIDIPVDQYPSYNFVGRLLGPRGNSLKRVEATTECRVLIRGRGSIKDPVKEEMMRGKPGYEHLNEPLHVIVEAELPVEIIDARLLQAREILEDLLKPMDESQDFYKKQQLRELAMLNGTLREEVSQMSGSVSPFHNSLSLGMKRAKTRV from the exons ATGTCGTCCGGAAGATACATGGCCTACTCACCATCTCCGTCTGCTCCTCAGTCTCCTCATATCGCCGGACTTCGCTCTGCTTCCTCTGCCATCGCCGAGCAAGAGAA GTATCTCTCAGAGTTACTTGCAGAACGCCACAAACTCGGCCCATTTGTGCCCGTCCTTCCTCATTGCTATCGATTGCTGAATCAGG AACTTTTGCGTGTAACTACACTGTTGGGGAATGCATCAGTGTTAGATCAAAATGGGCTTGAACATGCTAGCCCCCTGGCTTCAGGAGGAATGTTTTCAAATGGAGGAGCTAATGTGGACAGATGGGCATCACCATTTCAATCAGAA ATATCAGGTTTAATGCACTCCCCGTCGACTCAAAACTGGCTTAATACTCAAAGTAACTCATCAGGCCTCATAGTGAAGCGAACACTCAGAATTGATATACCGGTGGATCAATATCCTAGT TACAATTTCGTGGGCCGACTTCTGGGCCCTAGAGGGAACTCTCTAAAGCGAGTGGAAGCTACTACTGAATGCCGGGTTCTGATAAGAGGACGCGGAAGCATCAAAGATCCAGTAAAG GAAGAAATGATGAGAGGCAAACCGGGATATGAGCACTTGAATGAGCCTCTTCATGTTATTGTGGAAGCTGAGCTGCCAGTGGAGATCATTGATGCCCGGCTATTGCAAGCACGTGAGATATTGGAAGATCTGCTCAAGCCTATG GATGAGTCACAGGATTTCTACAAAAAACAGCAGTTGCGTGAACTTGCAATGCTCAATGGTACTCTTCGTGAAGAAGTTTCTCAAATGTCTGGTTCTGTTTCCCCCTTCCACAACAGTCTTAGTCTTGGGATGAAGAGGGCTAAAACCAGAGTGTGA
- the LOC107026148 gene encoding KH domain-containing protein At5g56140 isoform X1 produces the protein MSSGRYMAYSPSPSAPQSPHIAGLRSASSAIAEQEKYLSELLAERHKLGPFVPVLPHCYRLLNQELLRVTTLLGNASVLDQNGLEHASPLASGGMFSNGGANVDRWASPFQSEVGEANNNKISGLMHSPSTQNWLNTQSNSSGLIVKRTLRIDIPVDQYPSLPLQYNFVGRLLGPRGNSLKRVEATTECRVLIRGRGSIKDPVKEEMMRGKPGYEHLNEPLHVIVEAELPVEIIDARLLQAREILEDLLKPMDESQDFYKKQQLRELAMLNGTLREEVSQMSGSVSPFHNSLSLGMKRAKTRV, from the exons ATGTCGTCCGGAAGATACATGGCCTACTCACCATCTCCGTCTGCTCCTCAGTCTCCTCATATCGCCGGACTTCGCTCTGCTTCCTCTGCCATCGCCGAGCAAGAGAA GTATCTCTCAGAGTTACTTGCAGAACGCCACAAACTCGGCCCATTTGTGCCCGTCCTTCCTCATTGCTATCGATTGCTGAATCAGG AACTTTTGCGTGTAACTACACTGTTGGGGAATGCATCAGTGTTAGATCAAAATGGGCTTGAACATGCTAGCCCCCTGGCTTCAGGAGGAATGTTTTCAAATGGAGGAGCTAATGTGGACAGATGGGCATCACCATTTCAATCAGAA GTAGGTGAAGCTAACAACAACAAG ATATCAGGTTTAATGCACTCCCCGTCGACTCAAAACTGGCTTAATACTCAAAGTAACTCATCAGGCCTCATAGTGAAGCGAACACTCAGAATTGATATACCGGTGGATCAATATCCTAGT TTACCTTTGCAGTACAATTTCGTGGGCCGACTTCTGGGCCCTAGAGGGAACTCTCTAAAGCGAGTGGAAGCTACTACTGAATGCCGGGTTCTGATAAGAGGACGCGGAAGCATCAAAGATCCAGTAAAG GAAGAAATGATGAGAGGCAAACCGGGATATGAGCACTTGAATGAGCCTCTTCATGTTATTGTGGAAGCTGAGCTGCCAGTGGAGATCATTGATGCCCGGCTATTGCAAGCACGTGAGATATTGGAAGATCTGCTCAAGCCTATG GATGAGTCACAGGATTTCTACAAAAAACAGCAGTTGCGTGAACTTGCAATGCTCAATGGTACTCTTCGTGAAGAAGTTTCTCAAATGTCTGGTTCTGTTTCCCCCTTCCACAACAGTCTTAGTCTTGGGATGAAGAGGGCTAAAACCAGAGTGTGA